DNA sequence from the Candidatus Bathyarchaeum sp. genome:
ATATTTAATAAACATTAACGCTAAACAGAACAAACGCCACAGGAAGGAAAAACAAAATTGCAGGCTCATTCACACAAGTGTTCCCACAAATCATCCATTGAATCCGCTAACCGGATGCGAACAGTAGAGTTATTGGAAGTCAAAGAAGAAAACTGCACAACAAAAACATTAACTTTTCAAGACCAAATTTGTAAATTAGCTGAGCCGGGTCAATTTTTGATGGTGTGGATACCCGGAGTCGATGAGATTCCCATTAGCTTGTCAGGAATACGTTGTGATGGAGTCACTTCAATAACCGTTAATGCAGTTGGAGACGCTACCCGTGTCCTTAACCAAAAAAAGAAAGGAGAAATAATTGGAATACGAGGACCGTTTGGTAAGGGTTTTGTTCCCGTAAAAGGTAACGTGATGGTTATCGGGGGTGGAACCGGTTTGGGTCCAATGATGCCTTTAACCGAAAAGCTTGTGGAGACTGCATCAAAAATAACAGTAATGAGCGGTGTAAAATGCCAAGATAACTTGCTGTTTTTGGACAGAATTGCCAAGCTTCTTTGTGATGTTAACTCAGAAACAATTTGCACCACAGAAGATGGGAGCTACGGCTTTGAAGGATTAGTAACCAGTCAACTAGAAAAAAAATTAGCTAATGAAAAAGTTGACATGATTTACACTTGTGGTCCGGAACCTATGATGTATCATGTTTTTCGTTTAGCAGAGCAGTACAATGTTCCGGTTCAAGCCAGTTTAGAACGCATAATGCGTTGCGGAATCGGATTATGTGGAAGCTGCGTAATCGGAGAAATTCGGGTCTGCAAAGACGGCCCAGTGTTAACCTCTGAACAATTACGCCGCATAAAAGATGAGTTCGGTAAATCCAGATTAGATTGGACCGGAAAAAAAGTCAAACAATAACATTCACAGTAAACGCAGGAAATTTGGATGGTCTACCCAAAAAAAGCCTACTTTGAAAATTACGTTTTTAACGTTGACGAACATGTTTACGAAACCGCAGAGGACACCATTCTCATAGCCGAAAAATTAGTAGTAACCAAAAACGACACTGTTTTAGACCTAGGAACTGGCTGTGGAATCCTTGCAATAGTGTCAGCAAAAACAGCAAAACATGTCGTTGCAGTTGACATTAACCCGTATGCAATCAAATGTGCCCAAAAAAATGCAAAAACATATGGTGTGACTCGAAAAATCGATTTTCTTCAAGGTGACCTGTTTCAGGCAATCAAAAACAATCAACGTTTCAGCTTGATACTCTTTAATTCTCCGTATTTACCCTCTGAGCCCGGAGAAGAAAACAGCTGGATAGGCAAAGCATGGGCAGGAGGACCAGACGGAAGAAACGTCATTAACCGTTTCATAACTGGTGTTCCAGATTGGTTAACTGAAAAGGGCAAAGTTTTGCTTGTTCAATCCTCTCTTTCAGACCCTGAAAAAACTATTGAAATGTTTAATGAACTAAAGGTCCAAGCAAAGATAGTTTCTGAGGTCAAGTTTCCTTTTGAAACCATAGTTTTGATTGAAGCAAAACGGTTTGTTTCTTAGTTAACTAAATTCATGGTCGTTGTTACCGCCAAATGATGAAA
Encoded proteins:
- a CDS encoding dihydroorotate dehydrogenase electron transfer subunit, which encodes MQAHSHKCSHKSSIESANRMRTVELLEVKEENCTTKTLTFQDQICKLAEPGQFLMVWIPGVDEIPISLSGIRCDGVTSITVNAVGDATRVLNQKKKGEIIGIRGPFGKGFVPVKGNVMVIGGGTGLGPMMPLTEKLVETASKITVMSGVKCQDNLLFLDRIAKLLCDVNSETICTTEDGSYGFEGLVTSQLEKKLANEKVDMIYTCGPEPMMYHVFRLAEQYNVPVQASLERIMRCGIGLCGSCVIGEIRVCKDGPVLTSEQLRRIKDEFGKSRLDWTGKKVKQ
- a CDS encoding class I SAM-dependent methyltransferase; the encoded protein is MVYPKKAYFENYVFNVDEHVYETAEDTILIAEKLVVTKNDTVLDLGTGCGILAIVSAKTAKHVVAVDINPYAIKCAQKNAKTYGVTRKIDFLQGDLFQAIKNNQRFSLILFNSPYLPSEPGEENSWIGKAWAGGPDGRNVINRFITGVPDWLTEKGKVLLVQSSLSDPEKTIEMFNELKVQAKIVSEVKFPFETIVLIEAKRFVS